TTTCATTAGCTTCTTGTTAATGTTCACACACAGCTTGTAGGAAAAAATGCTGGTTTGTAGAACATGCTTAAAATAACTCTAACTTCAAAACTCTGTCTTATAAATTCAGTGAAGTGAAAACCATTACTTGGATATTTGGTAGGCTAAATTTCCAAAGAAACTCTTGCTTTTTAGCTGTCATGAACACCTCCATCAAATGCTGGCTGTTGCTGACAATCTGAAGCAACTCTAGTGTGACCATCCCTCTGCATGCACTGAGAAGTTTAGAATGTGGGAGCACAGTCATTTGGATCACATGACTATGACTGGTACCTTCTTTTTTTCATCCTAAATGCAATGGGCCTACATCGACTTAGCATTTGGCACCAGCAGGAAGAACTTACCTTGTTAGTGGATATGGTGACTTGGGCATCATCTTCCTTTAATTTTAAAGCTGTGAATCAGAATACAGGAGTCTTGAAAATGACAACCAACTATTAGATGTCTTTGATTTTGAACACATAAACTTAATAATGCAATATTTGAGTaagaacttaaaattttaaagtgcccttttcttttttttttttttttttttNNNNNNNNNNNNNNNNNNNNNNNNNNNNNNNNNNNNNNNNNNNNNNNNNNNNNNNNNNNNNNNNNNNNNNNNNNNNNNNNNNNNNNNNNNNNNNNNNNNNNNNNNNNNNNNNNNNNNNNNNNNNNNNNNNNNNNNNNNNNNNNNNNNNNNNNNNNNNNNNNNNNNNNNNNNNNNNNNNNNNNNNNNNNNNNNNNNNNNNNNNNNNNNNNNNNNNNNNNNNNNNNNNNNNNNNNNNNNNNNNNNNNNNNNNNNNNNNNNNNNNNNNNNNNNNNNNNNNNNNNNNNNNNNNNNNNNNNNNNNNNNNNNNNNNNNNNNNNNNNNNNNNNNNNNNNNNNNNNNNNNNNNNNNNNNNNNNNNNNNNNNNNNNNNNNNNNNNNNNNNNNNNNNNNNNNNNNNNNNNNNNNNNNNNNNNNNNNNNNNNNNNNNNNNNNNNNNNNNNNNNNNNNNNNNNNNNNNNNNNNNNNNNNNNNNNNNNNNNNNNNNNNNNNNNNNNNNNNNNNNNNNNNNNNNNNNNNNNNNNNNNNNNNNNNNNNNNNNNNNNNNNNNNNNNNNNNNNNNNNNNNNNNNNNNNNNNNNNNNNNNNNNNNNNNNNNNNNNNNNNNNNNNNNNNNNNNNNNNNNNNNNNNNNNNNNNNNNNNNNNNNNNNNNNNNNNNNNNNNNNNNNNNNNNNNNNNNNNNNNNNNNNNNNNNNNNNNNNNNNNNNNNNNNNNNNNNNNNNNNNNNNNNNNNNNNNNNNNNNNNNNNNNNNNNNNNNNNNNNNNNNNNNNNNNNNNNNNNNNNNNNNNNNNNNNNNNNNNNNNNNNNNNNNNNNNNNNNNNNNNNNNNNNNNNNNNNNNNNNNNNNNNNNNNNNNNNNNNNNNNNNNNNNNNNNNNNNNNNNNNNNNNNNNNNNNNNNNNNNNNNNNNNNNNNNNNNNNNNNNNNNNNNNNNNNNNNNNNNNNNNNNNNNNNNNNNNNNNNNNNNNNNNNNNNNNNNNNNNNNNNNNNNNNNNNNNNNNNNNNNNNNNNNNNNNNNNNNNNNNNNNNNNNNNNNNNNNNNNNNNNNNNNNNNNNNNNNNNNNNNNNNNNNNNNNNNNNNNNNNNNNNNNNNNNNNNNNNNNNNNNNNNNNNNNNNNNNNNNNNNNNNNNNNNNNNNNNNNNNNNNNNNNNNNNNNNNNNNNNNNNNNNNNNNNNNNNNNNNNNNNNNNNNNNNNNNNNNNNNNNNNNNNNNNNNNNNNNNNNNNNNNNNNNNNNNNNNNNNNNNNNNNNNNNNNNNNNNNNNNNNNNNNNNNNNNNNNNNNNNNNNNNNNNNNNNNNNNNNNNNNNNNNNNNNNNNNNNNNNNNNNNNNNNNNNNNNNNNNNNNNNNNNNNNNNNNNNNNNNNNNNNNNNNNNNtgtaccttggatattagccctctatcagatataggactggtaaagatcttttcccaatttgttggtttaAAGTGCCCTTTTCTTATGTATCCATTTTAATCTTTACAGTTGATAAATTTGAAGTGAAATGTCTTATAACACTTTTCTATAATTTGGTGGGAGACATATCAGAGAAGCCAGGAGTGGTCACTGGATTAGATCGTAATGTATTTCGGAACATCTTGCATGTGACATTTGGAATGACAGATGACATGATTATGGACAGAGGTAAGATAACATATTAGTCAACTGCCTTACCCAACTGTAATTTACAAAGGTTGAAGGCTGAGCTTACTTATGGGAGTTACCATTTCCAACttcatttgaatatatattaatcTTCCAAAATGTCTGGAGAAAGAAgtgctctcctcttccttttgttgtttaggAAAAGACTAAGGTTGTGTTGGGTAGCTAAGTTCATATAGTCATACAAAAGCCCCATAGTATTCCActtctatttaaattttgttacatGCTTGCAAGTAGTTCATGAGCAGTTAAGGCACACTTCTACCATGTAATAACATCACTTGTCTTGCAGAATAAAAACATTATTGCTTTTGATTAAGAAGCTTAAATTTCTAATGACTagcatctttattattattattattattattattattattattattatatttcttcacccatattttatttattaagaacATTATTCATTCTCACAGCatatgaagagaaaataaaaatataattaaaagatgTTTTTGTATAATAAGTTTAGTATGTAATTAAAAGGTTATGCATCTCAGCTTCTTTTGTTAAAGAGGGGCATGAACCTTGGGTCTTGAAGTAGTTGTGAAAAGCAGAGTAATGTGAGACTTGATATATTCCAGAGTTTTAAAATCCAACACAAATTACATTGTGTCTTTTTTAGTATTTCGAGGCTTCGATAAAGACAATGATGGCTGTATAAGTGTGTCAGAGTGGATTCATGGGTTATCACTGTTTCTTCGAGGGACTTTAGAcgaaaaaatgaaatgtaagccTACAGATGACCTATTAGTTCGTACATTATGATAAATATACCAAAAGCTTTAAATGGCTGTTTTCCAAACTACCAATAAagtggttttggttggttggttggttggttggttggttggttggttcgtgAGTCCTTTCAGTGGGGCAAATTTAAGTTAATAAAGGATGGGAGTGtattaattaaaagagaaatcaCAGCATCTAAGGAGTGAATGGCACGGAAAGAAGCACCATGAACTGTGACCTTACAGTCTTCTGATGTACCAGTATGTTCAACTACTAAATAGCTCACAGCAACTGAGAGCAAACATTAAACCAGAAAACATAGTCTAAACTTTCTGGTTCTTAAATAATTCTCAATTAATGGAGCTATacttcatttaataaaaattaatgtaaatgtaCAATTACTTTCCCATGTTTCCAGCCAGTAATGCTTAGGTTAGTGCTCCTAGGCGTatcttttcaaaagaaatgtgTAAAGAGGGACAGGAATATTTCCCTAGTGTACACTATCATTCCCATGAAAGTCAACTAGTATCAAGATCACAGCCAGATAATGCAGGAATAAGATATGCCTTTGCACTAAATACTTTGTCAGAGAAAATGCTACCTTAGTGataatctcatatatatatatatatatatatgcctaagCTCCAGAAAAAGGCCACGCTACTGAGAACATTAGATCCTCAGATGAAAAACATAGACATACACAATTGCTCAACTTCAGCTTGTCTTCTTGGCTCGACTGCTGGGTGCCTCCAGTTCAGCAGCCTAAATCGGTACTCAACTTCAGTTGCTCAGCCTCCTTCAGACCCAGCTCAACATCTCCAACCTCCTGCTTGTCGAAGCAACCtatggctgctctgccagaggtcctacATTGCTAGttggcttttctctctctgaaacatggcaaatctctcttttttctctccctgtgtctcctaGCTGGTGTGTggggacccagaagtcctgcctattctGCCTAACAATTGGCCAGCagcatctttattgatggatcaagaaCCAACTAGGGAATAGGACCTTAGCAAAAGCCAATCTCATCTTTTctgtccaaaaaataaaataaaataaaatactcttcTGCCAGCATAAATTGCACAAATCCATAACAATCATGTAAGTTACAAAATATAACATTACATTAAAATTAACATGCAGTCCATCTTATTTTCCATTAGATAAAGTACTCTACCCtcattcctaacttaaagaattGTTATTCTATCCATGAATTATGTTTAGGTTTTAGCCTGGAACATCATCTGAAAAGCATGCCACTTTATAACCTTTCTCTCAATGttaaacaacttgagtttgattattagacaataactagtcttcaaccctATCAGTAATCTGAGAATGACTTAAATATTACCTGGATATATAGGAAGCACTAAACACAGTTTCTCAAACTTAAACAGTTGTAGAGACAGCTGGCTACCTGGACAGCCCCCCTTATTTCTTATAACATTAAGCATCTGTCTTCAGGCTTTTAGCCCATGATCATCTGACAAACCTTTGCAAAGCAGGATTATGAAGGACTGTTTGCAAAGCAGGATTATGAAGGACTGTTTACCCTGTGTTGGCAGAGATATCAGTTGACAATTCCACAAAATGTGTCCTTttcccagatacacacacacacacacacacacacacacacacacacacacacgtatatgtatatacatacatacatatatatataattttctttagatTGCTTTGAAGTATTTGATCTGAATGGTGATGGCTTCATTTCAAAGGAAGAGATGTTCCACATGCTGAAGAACAGCCTTCTCAAGCAGCCTTCTGAGGAGGACCCTGATGAAGGGATTAAAGATTTGGTTGAAATTACACTTAAGAAAATGGTAAGTATGGATAATTTAGAGGTTTAATATTGAAACTTATAGGAAATCCACAGGATAGAAGTAATAATTGAGTTACAGTGATTTTCAATATTCTGTTTAGTTAAATAATAGTTAACATTTgcttgttaataaaatattttctttggtctacaggtgtggctcagtgacaaAACACTTGCCTACCATATCAGAGGGTCTCAATTCCATGCTAATAACACCCCACCCTCCACAAACacactttaaaagttatttttcaacTTCCCAACCTaatttctcattctcttgctAATACTTGACTGTGAAAAAGAATGTGCATTTGCAGCAAGAATGCCATGTTCTGACTGACCCAGGCTGTGTACCTCACAGGACCATGACCATGATGGGAAGCTGTCTTTTGCAGACTACGAGAAGGCTGTGCGAGAAGAGACTCTCCTGTTGGAAGCCTTTGGGCCATGCCTGCCTGATCCAAAGGTAACAATATTCCTTTTGTTGAACCAAAACCTTATTTGGAACAGCCAACCTAGGACATCTCAGCTTTCAGTATGGAAGCCAGAAAAATATGAGCATGGAAAGGCCCCAACAGAAGAAGGGACCGCTTCTCTCAGGGGACTGTTATATCCCACTGCTCACTTTTTTTCATTCCTTAATGCATTAATACACATCAGAAAGAATTCATGAGGCTCATTGTGCCAGAAGCCCAGAAAAAAGGCTCAGTGGCTGCACTGGAGGgcaaaaacaacatgaaaaatCATTACACAACACTGTGATGAGTATATCATAATATTAAATGACTTGTATGGTGCTTGCATTATGCCAGGCAATGATGCAAGAATGAAACCTTATAACACCCAATTTATAAATGAGAAACCAAACAGAAGATTTGTACATTTTATCAAACCTAACTTAACTAATTAGTGGAGTTTCAGAGGGGATAAGCTGGTGTCATTGTCCATAGTGTATAGAATGTGGTGCTGGGCAGGATAAAGAACATCCACACCATCCAAACCACAGGAAGACAGAAGGCTTACCCATGGAAGCAGTTCAAAGATAAAATAGTCAGATAAGATGGGGACATAATCCATGCAAAAGAAGTGATGTGTGtacaagagaagaaagggaagaacgGGAGGATGGAGGGGTGCAGAGAAgtagggaaggagagagcaggaagTCCTTTACAAAAGACTGGTATATACTTGGCTAGAAATGATGTAGCAGGTGCTTAGAAAGACTATGTCCTGCAGAGCTTGGGTTTGTCTGGAAAGTGATAATGTGGTTAGATTTAAGCAAGCAATTTATGAGTATCCCCATCCCCAGACCTCTAGTTTCTATCTCCAGCTTCCA
This genomic window from Mastomys coucha isolate ucsf_1 unplaced genomic scaffold, UCSF_Mcou_1 pScaffold12, whole genome shotgun sequence contains:
- the Efcab1 gene encoding EF-hand calcium-binding domain-containing protein 1, which translates into the protein MNRKKLQKLTDTLTKSSKHFDKFEVKCLITLFYNLVGDISEKPGVVTGLDRNVFRNILHVTFGMTDDMIMDRVFRGFDKDNDGCISVSEWIHGLSLFLRGTLDEKMKYCFEVFDLNGDGFISKEEMFHMLKNSLLKQPSEEDPDEGIKDLVEITLKKMDHDHDGKLSFADYEKAVREETLLLEAFGPCLPDPKSQMEFEAQVFKDPHEFNDM